The Arthrobacter sp. D5-1 genome segment TCGGCTGGGAAACACTGGGAGGTTGGTACGACATCCAGGTGACGTCAGCTGACGATGCGACGTTCCGGCGACGCCTGACCGGCCGTGAGGAAGACGGCCAGGAAGGCATTTCGGGCTAGGTCCGGCCAGCGGATCCCGCGCCCGGGCGCCTCACTCGCCGTTGAGCGGTGAGGAAAGCGAACGCGCGCGGGATTCGAGGGCACCCGTCCGGGATGGACGGTACGCCAGGGCCCAATACACAAGCATGGCAATGGCACACACCACGCCCAGGCTGGAAATGATGAGCTGCCATTGTGTCTGCGGGTCCTTGCCCCACTCGGCCGCCCCAGCCCAGACGGCCAGGTTCTTGGGCGTCATGTAGAAAGCGATGGTGGAGCACACCACGATGACCCAGCCCGCCGTGCGCATCCGTCCGCTGCGGGAAGGAACCCGGTGCATCGCAAAAGCCATGCTGGGCAGGGCCACTGCAACCCACACCCAGTGGTGGGACCACGACACCGGGCTGATCAGGAGCATCAGGATGGCTGTGGCCGATACTGCGATGAAATTCTCGTCAGCGTCCAGGGCCCATTTGATGATGAGTCCAGCCAGCACCACCGCGGCCAAGGAGAGGACCAGCCACACCACGTTGGTGATGGATGAATCCGGCATGCCGAAGTGCAGCAGCATCCCCTTCAGGGAGAGGTTGTCCACATACGCCGGTCCACCGATCCGGCCGGTGTCCGGCAGGATCCTGGTCCAGAAGGCAAGCGACGCCTGTGGCAAAACAGCCCAGGCCAGTGCGATCGAGCCGAAGAAGCCCACGGCCATCCAGGCCAGGGCCTTGAAGTCACGGCGCACCAGGAAGTACAGGCCGAAGGCGAGCGGAGTGAGCTTCACTCCCGCGGCCATGCCGATCAGCAGGCCGGCGGGCCAGCGGAGGGCACCGGCCCTGGCCTTGGTGTAGAGCAGGAAATCAACCAGGATCACCCCCATCAGGATGATGTTGATCTGCCCGAAAACGAACGTGTCACGCCACGGTCCCAGGAGGAGGATGGCTCCCGTACCCACCAGGGCCGTGGTCCTGAAGCGGTAGTCTGCGAACGCTGCCCGCCACATCGACAGGCCGAAGTAGTGCCTTGCAAGCCAGGCAGCCACCACGGCGGCACCCACCAGCGCAGCAAGGATGAAGACCATGCTGCCCGCGAAGAAGCCCATGGCTGCCAACCCGGTAAAGAGCAGCGCAGCGAAGGGCGGATACGTGAACGGCAAGCCTTCCCGCACCGCGTAGAGGTCGCCACCCTCGAGGACCTTGCCGCCGCCGTAGTAGTAGACCTCGAAGTCGTTGAGGAACGGTTCGTAGTCCGTATACAGGAACCACACGGCGACCATGAGGGTCAGCGCGCCGGCCACCGTGAAGATCCAGCCGCGTTTGGTGGTGGAAACCACTGGTTGTGAAACCGGGTGTGAAGGAGAAGCCACAGTGTCAGCCGTTACTGATCTTGGCAAAGGCCTGCTCTAGGTCGGCGATCAGGTCCTCGGCTTCCTCGATCCCGCAGGAAAGGCGCAGGAGGTTGACCGGAACCGCCAGTTCGGTGCCCTTCACGGAGGCGTGGGTCATCTCCGACGGATAGTTCATCAGGGACTCGATGCCACCCAGGGATTCCGCCAGCGTGAACACCGAGGTGGATTCGGCGACGGTGCGTGCCGCTGCCTCGCCACCCTTGAACTGAACGGAGACCATGCCGCCGAACTTCTTCATCTGCTTCGCTGCAAGCTCGTGTCCGGGGTGGTCAGGGAGGCCGGGGTAGAGCACCGCTTCCACCTCGGGACGCTGCAGCAGCCACTCAGCCACTGCCTGTCCGTTGTCACTGTGACGGTCCATGCGAACGCCCAGTGTCTTCAGTCCGCGGGTTGTGAGGAAAGCATCCATGGGACCGGAAACCGCACCGACCGCGAACTGGATGAAGCCGATCTTCTCTGCCAACTCATCGTCCTTGACCACAATCGCGCCACCCACGACGTCGGAGTGGCCGCCGATGTACTTGGTGGTGGAGTGGACCACCACGTCAGCACCCAGGGCAAGCGGGGTCTGCAAGTAGGGAGACGCGAAGGTGTTGTCCACCACCAGGAGGGCACCGGCGTCGTGCGCTACGGCGGCGAGGGCTTCAATGTCGGTGATCTTCATCATCGGGTTGGATGGCGTCTCCACCCAGACAATCCTGGTGTTGTTAGCGGCGACAGCTGCTGCCACGGCGTCGAGGTCCGACATGTCCACGGGGGTGTTGCCGATGCCCCAGTCGCCCAAGACGCGGTTGATCAGGCGGTAGGTGCCGCCGTAAGCGTCGTTGCCCAGGACGATGTGGTCACCGGGGCGGGCGATCGCACGGATCAATGAGTCCTCGGCAGCGAGGCCCGAGCCGAAGGAAAACGCTGCGGTACCCCCTTCGAGGGCGGCCAACTGCTCCTGGAGGGCGTCGCGGGTCGGGTTGCCGCCGCGTCCGTACTCGTACCCGGACCGCAGGTTGCCGATGCCGTCCTGGGCATAGGTGGAGCTGAAGTGCAGCGGCGGCACCACAGCACCGGTCAGGGGTTCGAAGGCCTGTCCGGCGTGGACGGCGCGGGTGTTGAACCCGGCGTTGTTGGTGGCAGACATGGAAGCTCCTCTTGGGTCGTTGGACGATTGGATAGGCGCCGGGGTTGGACCGGCGCCGGCGCCTAGTTGCTCAGGTACGCCAGAAGGTCGTGGCGCGTCAGGATACCTACCGGGGCGCCTGCGAAGGTCACCATGACGGTATCGACGTCGGACAGCAGCTCACGCGCGGCTGAAATGGTCTCCAGTGAGCCGATAACGGGCAGCCGTTCCCCCATGTGTTCGGAGATCTTGTCCGACAGCTTCGCTTCGCCACGGAACAGTTTGCTGGTGAGGCTTCGCTCGTCCACAGCTCCCACGACCTCGCCCATGACTACGGGTGGTTCCTGTGAGAGGACCGGGATGTGGGAGACACCGAATTCGTTCATGATGTTGATGACATCGCGGACGGTCTCGTTGGGGTGGATGTGGACCAGGTCCGGCATTTCGCCCGTCTTGGACTTGAGGACCTCCCCCACGGAGGACTCTTCGCCGCCGGAGAGGAAGCCGTAAGAGCGCATCCACTGGTCGTTGAAGATCTTGGCCAGATAGCCGCGGCCGGAATCCGGGAGGATGACCACCACGACAGCTGACTCATCCAGGTCCTTGGCAGCCTGCAGTGCAGCCACCACGGCCATACCGGACGAGCCGCCCACCAGGAGGCCCTCTTCGCGGGCAAGGCGGCGGGTCATGGAGAAAGAGTCGGCATCGGAGACTGCAAGGACGGCATCCGGAACGGAGGGATCGTAGTTTCCGGGCCACATGTCCTCGCCTACGCCCTCCACGAAGTAGGGCCGGCCGGTGCCGCCTGAGTACACCGAACCTTCCGGGTCCGCGCCGATGATCTTGACCTGGCCGCCGTCGGACTCTGCACGGTCCGCGGAGACTTCCTTGAGGAAGCGGCCTGTGCCGGTGATGGTGCCGCCTGTTCCGGCGCCGATGACCACGTGCGTGACCCGGCCGTCGGTGTCCTGCCAGATTTCCGGGCCAGTGGACTCGTAATGGCTGCCGGGGGCGGCGGGGTTGGAGAACTGGTCCGGCTTGAAGGCGCCAGGGATCTCGCTGACGAGGCGGTCGGAAACGCCGTAATAGCTTTGCGGGCTGTCAGGGGCCACGGACGTGGGCGTGACAACTACTTCGGCGCCGTACGCCTGCAGGACGGCACGCTTGTCCTCACCCACCTTGTCCGGCACAACGAAGATGCACTTGTAGCCCTTTTGCTGGGCTACCAGTGCCAATCCCACCCCGGTGTTGCCCGACGTCGGCTCTACGATGGTTCCGCCCGGTTGGAGCCGGCCGTCTTTTTCCGCATCCTCGATCATCTTCACGGCGATCCGGTCTTTGATGGATCCGCCGGGATTAACGTATTCGAGCTTCACCAGGACGGTGGCTTTGATGCCCTCGGTGACGTGGTTGAGCTTGATGAGCGGGGTATTGCCGATGAGGTCCAACACGGACTGGGCGTACTTCATAGGTACAAAGTTACCGCCTGCCAGGTGCCGGGCTTGCTTCGGCCCCCTGGCTACGTGCCGGCGGAGGTGTCGGTCTGCCACACACCCAGGACGTTGCCCTCAGTGTCCTTGAAGTAGGCATACCAGCCCATGGTGGGGACGGCGTCCTTGGCCTGGACCACGCTGCCACCAGCAGACTCCACCTGAGCCAGCGCTGCATCAATGTTGTCCACGTCGATGGTGAGCACAGGTGTCTTCAGTGCGTCCGTCCGCGGGAACAGTGCCCCGTTGATGGCTCCGGGCTCCTTCGGCGTACCGGTCTGTTCGTCGGAGGGTGCCGTGATGGCTATGGTGTAGTCCATCCCTTGCATAGGGCTGAGGTTCCAGCCGAAGGCGCTTTCATAGAAGGTGTTGGCACGGTCTTTGTCGTCCGTGGGAATCTCGAAATGCACTATTGCGGCCACGATTCGCGCTCCTTGTACCTGGGATGTGGCGCGGCCCACCCACGCCACATCAGGGAGTCTAGACCCGGGCGGCCGCCGTCGTAAGGGGTCCAGCCAGATGATTGTCAGCCGGACGTGGGACCATGAAAACATGACCATCGCAGACGCCCCGCCCGTTGTTGCGGCCGCGGCAGACGCAGCCGTGAGGTGGCATCCGGGCGGTGCCTTCCGCTTGGACCAGACCATGTTTCCGCTGATGCGCGGCAACGCTGATCCGTCATTCGCCGCCCACGCCAACGGTTTCTGGATGGCCTTCACCGCAGCGTCTGGCCCGGTCACTATGAGGCTATCCGCAGGCGGGGTGGGCCCTGACACGTTTGTGGACGCCCAGGCCTGGGGACCCGGTGCCCGGGACGCCATTGCTGGAGTGCCGCGCTTGCTGGGCGCCCATGATGATTGGTCGGCCTTCGACGAGCCCGCTTTCCATGCCACGCTCCCACGGCTTGTCACAGAAGCACGACGCCGGAACCTGGCTCTGCGGCTGCCCTCCACCGGGCGCGTGGTTGACTCCCTGGTGCCCACCATTTTGGAGCAAAAGGTCACCACCTTGGAGGCACGTCGCGGGTACCGGTACTTGATGTATCGCTACGGAACATCTGCCCCGGGCAGGGCCCCCGCAGGTCTGCTGGTTCCTCCCACCGCCGGGGAATGGCTGGCCATCCCGTCGTGGGAGTGGCACAAAGCCGGGGTTGGACCACAGCGCTCGGCGACGGTGATGCGGGCGCTGCAGTCCGCCGCAGCGCTTGAACGGCTGGCAGGCCTGGACTCAGCGCAGGCGAGCGCCAGGATGCAAACCATCCCTGGGATCGGCATCTGGACCGCATCCGAGGTGGTCCAACGGACGCATGGCTGCCCCGACTCGATTTCCGTGGGGGACTACCACCTGGCCTCGTACGTGGGCTACGCACTGACGGGCCAAAAGACGGATGACGCCGGCATGCTGGAATTGCTCGAACCGTGGCGCGGGCAGAGGCAGCGGCTGGTCAGAATGCTCTATTTAAGTGGCTTCCGCAAACCCACTTTCGGTCCACGGATGACCGTTCAGGATCATCGCCGGCACTGACTTTTCATTGCGGACGGGAGCTGTCCGCAGAGCCGTGGACTGGCCGAAGGCACGGGTATAGCGTGGCGTCTACGAGCCATCACCAGCCCTCCTTGGAGCCACCGTGATCCACACGAAAAAACTCACCAAAACGTTCACCGTGAAAAAGGAAACCGTAGAGGCCGTCAAGGGCGTGGACATTGATGTGGGTCCCGGCGAACTGGTCGCTTTCCTTGGCCCCAACGGAGCCGGTAAATCCACCACGCTGCGCATGCTCACCACCCTGCTGAAGCCCACCTCCGGGTCAGCCACCGTTGCCGGCGTAGACGTCGCCAGGGACCCCGCAGGCGTTCGTGCCCGGATCGGCTACATCGGCCAGGGCAACGGCGGCGGCCACAGCTACCGCGTGATCGACGAACTCATTATGCAGGGCCGCTTCTACGGTATGAACACCACCGATGCCAAGGCCCGCGCCGAAACCCTCATGGCCTCCCTGGACTTGGCCGACCTCGCCAAACGAACAGTCATCAAGCTCTCGGGCGGACAACGCCGCCGCATGGACGTGGCGTTGGGATTGATGCACTCCCCCGGGTTGCTGTTCCTCGATGAGCCGTCCACCGGGATGGACCCACAAAACCGAGCCAATCTGTGGGAGCACATCATGCGGATGCGCGAGGAACACGGGACCACCATCGTGCTCACCACGCATTACATGGACGAGGCCGATTCGATGTCCGAGCGCGTGATCGTGATCGACCACGGCACCATCATCGCGGACGATACCGCATCCCGGCTCAAGGCGAACCTGGCCGGAGACCTGATGGCCGTGGAAGTTGCGGCCGGTTCCGCGTCAGAAGTCCGCGGCCTGTTGGGCCGGGCCGCCGCCGAGGGCGACATCCAGGAAAATGCGTACGACGGCGTGGTCCGTTTCCGTCTTCGGCTGGCCCACGGTTCCCGGCTGGCGCCCGGGTTGTTGAAGGACATGCACGACGCCGGCGCTCCCGCCCAGTCGCTGGAATTGAAACCACCGACGCTGGACGACGTTTTTCTGGAACTGACTGGCCGCAGCCTGCGGGAAGGAGCTGAAGTCTGATGATTGAACAAGCCGTGGCGCCGGGAGTCGCCGTGCAAAAGCGAGGTGCCGGAAGCATTGTGACGGACACCTGGTTCGTGTTCTGGCGGGAGATGCTGCTGCCCCTGCGGGATCCGTTTTCGTTGATTTTTTCCCTTATCCAACCGCTGGTGTTCCTGGGTCTCTTCGGTCCGCTCCTGGGTGCGGCAGTGGGCGCTCCGGCTTTCGGCGGCCAGTCCACCCTCCAGTGGTTCCTGCCGGGCGTGGTGGTGATGATCGCCTTGTTCGGTACATCCATGACCGGGTCCAACCTGCAGTATGAGCTGATGACCGGCTCTTATGAGCGGATCCTGGCCACGCCATTGTCCCGGTCCTCGCTCATGATTGGCCGGGCCCTGAAGGAGTGGGCCCCCTTGGTGGTGCAGGGTTTGCTGATCTCCGTAGTGTGCATCCCGTTCGGCTTCGTGTTCCACCCCATGCACGTCCTGCTGGGGCTGGTGATCCTGGGCATTTTCGGCATCGGACTCGGCGCGTTGTCCTACGCTTTGGCTTTGGTTTCGCAGAACAAGGAATGGATCTTCTGGGGCGTCCAGCAAACCCTGCTCTTCCCGCTCATGATCCTGTCCGGGATCATGTTGCCCATCGAGGCGGGCCCGGGGTGGATGAAGGTGGCCAGCCTGTTCAACCCCTTGACCTACCTCGTCAATGCCGAACGCGAACTCTTCTCCGGGACCATTGGGATGGACACGTTCTGGGGCCTCGTAGCCGCTGTGGCAACTGCCGGCGTCGGACTTGCCGTGGGAATCCGGACCATCAGTCGGAACACCAACTAGGTGTACTTCCGCCCATGGGCGGAAGCGTCAGCGCCTTTTACAGCTGCAGGCGGTTCACTGCTTCCTGCCGCATGTCCACCTTCCGAACTTTGCCGGAAACCGTCATGGGGAAGCTGTCGCGTACATCCACATAGCGGGGAATCTTGTAGTGCGCCAGCTTCCCACGGCAGTACTCGGCCAAGTCCCCGGCAGTCAGGGCCGCAGCCCCGGGTTTGAGGATGATGCACGCCATGAGTTCCTCACCGTATTTGTCATCCGGAACGCCGATCACCTGCACGTCCTGGATGGAGGGATGCAAGTACAGGAATTCCTCGATTTCACGCGGGTAGATGTTCTCGCCACCGCGGATCACCATGTCCTTGATGCGGCCTTCGATCACCACGTACCCCTCTTCATCCATGCGGGCGAGGTCGCCTGTGTGCATCCATCCTTCGGCGTCGATCGCTTCCGCAGTTTTGTCCGGCTGACCCCAATAGCCGCTCATGACCGCATAGCCCCGGGTGCACAGCTCACCGATCACGCCCCGCTCGACCACCTCTGCCGAGCCGGCGTCCACAATGCGGCTCTCCAGGTGCGGCATGGTCCGGCCCACCGTGCTGGTCCGGTGTTCGAGGGTGTCCCCGGCGCGGGTCATGGTGGACACAGGCGAGGTCTCAGTCATGCCGTAGCAAATGGCAACATCCACCATGTGCATCTCGTCGATGACCCTGCGCATCACTTCCATGGGACACAGCGAGCCGGCCATCACGCCGGTCCGCAGCGTCGAGAGATCGTAGGAGCCAAAGTCCTCCAAAGCCAGTTCCGCAATGAACATGGTGGGCACCCCGTACAGGGACGTCCCGCTGAAGTCCTGCACCGCTTCCAACGCCGCCGACGGATTGAATCCGCGGCTGGGGATGATGGTGGCCGCACCAAAGCTGAGGGCATTCAGGTTCCCGATCACCATGCCGAAGCAGTGGTAGAACGGCACCGGAATCACCACGCGGTCGCGTTCGGTGTAGTTCAGGAGCCGGCCGATGGAGTGTCCGTTGTTGAGGATGTTGTGGTGCGTCAGCGTCGCGCCCTTGGGAAAGCCCGTGGTGCCCGAGGTGTACTGCAGGTTGATGGCGTCGTGTGGGTCAAGTTCGGCCATCCGGTCCTGAACCGCGGAAGGCCCGACGCCGTCAGCCCGGGCCAGGAGTTGGGCGTACGTCAGTTCGTGGTTGGCTTCCGGTTCGCCCCCGGCCAACTCCTGCAAAGGGTTTCCCGGGAGGAAGACGATCTCCCGGAGTTCCGGACAGCTTCCGGCCGCATTCCTGGCCATGCCCACATAGTCGCTGTTCTTGTCCGAAGGCGCAGCCACCAGCATCCGCATGCCGTTCTGCTGCACCACGAACTCCAGTTCGTGGCTCCTGTAAGCGGGGTTGACGTTGACCAGCACCGCACCGATCTTGGCCGTTGCGTACTGCAGGATGGTCCACTCGGCGCAGTTGGGGCTCCAGATACCGATCCGTTCGCCCTTGGCCACACCCAGAGCGAGCAGTGCGCGGGCGAGGCGATTGACGTCGTCGTTCAGTTTTTCATAGCTCCAGCGGCGGGCCTCCCCGCCCGGCATCGCGGCCGCTTCAATCAGGGCGTCCCGCAAGGGGTATTGTGCGGCGATGCGCTCAAAATTGGCGCCGATGGTCTCTTCGAGCAGCGGGACGTCAGTGTCTCCGGCAGTGTAGGACAACATGACGGAACGCTACCAAGGGACGGGGCGCAACAGAACCGTAACCACCTCCAAGGGGGCCGTGTCCTGCCGGTAGGGTTGGATCCATGAGTGCACCCATTGACCTGCAGGCCACGTTCATCCCCAACGACGGCGAATTCTTCCGCGTGAAGCTCGCCCTGGAAATCGCCATCGACGAGGTTGTGAACGAGCCCGGCTGCATCCGCTATGAACTGACCGAGGCCACCGAGGAAAAGCTCGTCCTCACGGAGCGCTGGGAATCCGAGGAACTCCTCGAGAAGCACTCCAAGGGCATCGCTGTCCAGGACCTGAACGAGTCCCTCAGCGCCTTGCTGGCTGAGCCCGTCAAGCTCGAACGGCTCTGATCACCGCAATACAGCGAAAACGCCTTAAAGCCTCGAGGTCGCCGGAAATTTCCGGCGACCTCGTTGCGTTTCCAGCGGTTTCAGTGTTCCAAACCGCCGCTCGTTCTTAGTTTTCCTGCGCCTCGGCACGCGCCTTGGCAACGTGGGCGTGGACCTCTTCCATGTCCAGGCCCTTCACGGCTTCAATGACCTGCTCAAGCTGCTGGCCGTTGAGGGCACCGGGCTGCGAGAAGACCAGGACCTTCTCGCGGAAAGCCATGAGTGTGGGGATGGACGTGATTCCCGCTTCGGCGGCCAGTTGCTGTTCGGCCTCGGTGTCCACCTTCGCGAAAACGACGTCGGCGTGCTTGTCCGAAGCTGCCCCGTACGTGGGCGCGAACTGGCGGCACGGGCCGCACCATGCAGCCCAGAAATCCACCAGGACAATGTCGTTGTCCTCGATAGTCGATGCGAACTGTTCTCCAGTGATGTCAACTGTAGCCATGGTTCCACGGTACGCGACCCTGCCCGCTAAGTCCCGTGGAGGGGCGCCCTGTTCGCTTCCCGCGTTACCGGGAATAAAGCACGGTTTCCCTTACTTGCCCAACACGTGCTTCAGCGCGGACGCATACAGCGGCGCCACCTTGTTGTGGCCGGTCTGGTTCATGTGGGTGTCGTCGAGGTAGTCGCCGGCCGCTCCCGCAATGGTCGCCGTACCGGCCATGGAAATCCGCGGCCAACCGCGAAGTGCAGCTTCGCGGGTCACGAGGCCATCCACCCACCGGCGCTGGACGTGGTTGGAGTCGTACCGTGACAGCACGCCGTTGACCAGTATGGTGCTGCGGGGGTACTTGCGCCGGAGCTCGTCCCATAGCCGGTTGGCTTGGGACAGGATGGCTGCATCCGTGGCGCCGATCCTGGCGTCGTTGCCGCCCAAAGTTACCACTACCAGCCCGGGGCTGCCCTGCGGCAGGAGGATCCGGTCCTGCGCCAGCGCATCAGTCGCTGAGCCACCCCCGACGGCGGGACTTCCGGAAACGTAGCCGAGCCCGCCAATGCTGCGGACCACCTGGCGTGGGTACCCTGCGCCGCGGGCACCCTGCTCGCCCCAGGAATCCAGGTCCAGTTGGGAGTCACCCAGGAAAACCACAGTGGATGCGTCAACGGCCTCGGCCGAATAGAGCTCTTCCGTGGCGTCGCTCCAGATGGTTTCCAGCTTCTGGAAGGCCACATGGGTTCCGCGTCCGTCCATCCAGGTGTCGCGGACGGGCCAGCCGAACTCACCCGGGTTGGCGGACCACACTTTATAGGTGGGGTGTCCAACGATACGCGCCCCGGTGGACGGCCCCCACACCAGCCAGCCGTTGACGAACTGTTGCACGAGTCCGCCGGCACGCGGAAGCTTGTCCGTGAGAGGAAGCCCCAACTGTCCGGCCGCTCCGCCCAGCGAGTTGTATCGGTTGTGGACATCGCCGTGGGTGGTGGAATGCGCCCCCGTCGCCGCGGACCAGTAGACCGTGCCGCCCTGGAAGAGTTGGTAGACAAAGGTGTTTTGCCGGACTTCCTCACCGACCGGATATCCGAGGGCGCCATTTTGGCCTCCCGTGGAGGACCAGTAGCTCCGGATGGCACCGGTCAATGCGCGGGCACCGGTGGCTGGTGACCAGATGATTGTTCCGCGCTGGTACTGCTGGGAGGAGCCGCCATTCTTCAGGCCCAGGGCTTCATCCGTGGCGGGGTACCCCAGCTCGCCTTCTTCCATGCCGGCTTTCCGCCATCGTTCACGGATGGCCCCCATGGACGGGTGTGCCCCGGTGGCCGGCGACCACACCACAAAGCCTCGTTCGAAAGCCTGCCAGGCGCCGCCGTCGCGCAGTCCCGTACTTTCCCCGGTAACCGGATAGCCCAGGTAACCGGTTTCAAAGCCGGCACGTCCCCAGGCCAGATGGATGGATCCGCTGGTCCGCTGCGCACCCGTTCCCGGCGAGTACGTGATGGCGCCACGTTCATAGGTCTGCTTGGACCCTCCGTTGCGCAGCCCAGTGGTGGTGTCTGTCTTTGGATAGCCGTGAAATCCGGAAGGGCCGCCCGCAGCCCACCACGATGTACGGACCGGTCCGTTGACCACCACGCGCGCCCCGGTACGCGCGGACCAGGCGATGTCACCGCCGGCAAACCGTTGCACACAACCGCTGGTGCTCCCGCTGCCGGAACATTCCTCGGTACTGGTGGGGCGGAGCAGCACGCTTCGTGCCCACGCGCTGGTGTTGTACAGGTTGCCGATCGCACCAGTAAGGGGCGGCGTCGAGGTCTCCGCCGGAACAGCCAGCGGGACTGAGGCTTGGACGGAAGTGCTGAGGGCGGGAGCGGCTTGCGCGGGAAGTGCCGCACCCAGCGCACCAGGAAGCAGCAGCCCCATGGCTACCGCGCCAAGAAACCAACCCCGCGCCGGCCCCACGGCCGTCTTGTTAAAGCCCACTTCGCCAACCCCCACCTGCTGCCCCATCAATAACACTGAGGCAAGTATCTGCGACGCCGGCACACTCAACACCGGCGACCCAACCAATGGTGTCACATCGTTATGACCCTGCCACTTGATGGACATTGAACAAATGTTTAGTGTTTGAAACATGCGTTCAAGCGCAGAGGATCTCACCACCCGGGCCCGCATCCGCGACGCCGCCATCGACCTGTTCGGCCGGGATGGATTCGCCCGCGCCACGGTCCGGGCCGTCGCCTCGCTGGCCGGGGTCAGCCCAGGCCTGGTCATCCACCATTTCGGCAGCAAAGAAAACCTCCGCGCTGCCTGCGACCAGCATGTCCTCGCCCAAACAGCCAGCCAGGGCCTCGAGAAGACCCGCCCGGGATCAACACGCCAACTGATCCAGGACTACCTCAACCACCCGGAACAATACGCCCAGGAGATCGCCTACATCCGCCAATCACTGAGTGACGAGTCCGATGCCGGCGATGCCTTCTTTGATGCTGTCGTGAGGCAAACAGAGGACATCA includes the following:
- a CDS encoding thioredoxin domain-containing protein, whose amino-acid sequence is MATVDITGEQFASTIEDNDIVLVDFWAAWCGPCRQFAPTYGAASDKHADVVFAKVDTEAEQQLAAEAGITSIPTLMAFREKVLVFSQPGALNGQQLEQVIEAVKGLDMEEVHAHVAKARAEAQEN
- a CDS encoding TetR family transcriptional regulator is translated as MRSSAEDLTTRARIRDAAIDLFGRDGFARATVRAVASLAGVSPGLVIHHFGSKENLRAACDQHVLAQTASQGLEKTRPGSTRQLIQDYLNHPEQYAQEIAYIRQSLSDESDAGDAFFDAVVRQTEDIINAGIAAGTIRKFNDVRSTAVVIASNSLSILMLGRHLSRTLGEFTPEPHGIGPGLLRQLTLPALEIYTHGFYTDSRFLEAARDALQQDTINH
- a CDS encoding GDSL-type esterase/lipase family protein yields the protein MGQQVGVGEVGFNKTAVGPARGWFLGAVAMGLLLPGALGAALPAQAAPALSTSVQASVPLAVPAETSTPPLTGAIGNLYNTSAWARSVLLRPTSTEECSGSGSTSGCVQRFAGGDIAWSARTGARVVVNGPVRTSWWAAGGPSGFHGYPKTDTTTGLRNGGSKQTYERGAITYSPGTGAQRTSGSIHLAWGRAGFETGYLGYPVTGESTGLRDGGAWQAFERGFVVWSPATGAHPSMGAIRERWRKAGMEEGELGYPATDEALGLKNGGSSQQYQRGTIIWSPATGARALTGAIRSYWSSTGGQNGALGYPVGEEVRQNTFVYQLFQGGTVYWSAATGAHSTTHGDVHNRYNSLGGAAGQLGLPLTDKLPRAGGLVQQFVNGWLVWGPSTGARIVGHPTYKVWSANPGEFGWPVRDTWMDGRGTHVAFQKLETIWSDATEELYSAEAVDASTVVFLGDSQLDLDSWGEQGARGAGYPRQVVRSIGGLGYVSGSPAVGGGSATDALAQDRILLPQGSPGLVVVTLGGNDARIGATDAAILSQANRLWDELRRKYPRSTILVNGVLSRYDSNHVQRRWVDGLVTREAALRGWPRISMAGTATIAGAAGDYLDDTHMNQTGHNKVAPLYASALKHVLGK